Proteins encoded by one window of Methanobrevibacter sp.:
- a CDS encoding nitroreductase family protein: MNLENQIYVRKSCRKYLDDEIDMDSIIDFISSVEPLNDEIEFYYNILSSDEVNIRNRWSAPYYLAIYSEKKGNYLENVGFVFQQVSLFMQSIGIGSCWDGLDSVKVKNPDFVILIAFGKSEKMTRDISNFKRKDLSKISDFEDDLLIPAQLAPSAINSQPWFFKHSSDGFDVYRVKQNIVKRQLLKRWNPIDVGIALAHMYVANRNSFEFNIKDDVEKLNGHIYCGSIKI; the protein is encoded by the coding sequence TTGAATTTAGAAAATCAGATATATGTTAGAAAATCGTGTAGGAAATATCTGGATGATGAAATAGACATGGATTCCATCATTGATTTTATTTCCTCTGTTGAACCATTGAATGATGAAATTGAATTTTATTATAACATTTTGAGTTCTGATGAGGTTAATATTCGCAATCGTTGGAGCGCTCCATATTATCTGGCAATATATTCCGAGAAAAAAGGCAATTATCTTGAAAATGTTGGTTTTGTTTTCCAACAGGTTTCCCTTTTCATGCAGAGTATAGGAATTGGCAGCTGTTGGGATGGATTGGATTCGGTTAAAGTTAAGAATCCGGATTTTGTTATTCTAATCGCTTTTGGAAAATCTGAAAAGATGACTAGGGATATTTCCAATTTCAAAAGGAAAGATTTGTCTAAGATAAGTGATTTTGAAGATGACCTGTTAATTCCTGCACAACTTGCCCCATCGGCCATTAACTCACAACCATGGTTTTTTAAACATTCATCTGATGGTTTCGATGTGTATAGGGTAAAACAGAACATAGTTAAAAGGCAGCTTCTTAAGAGATGGAATCCTATCGATGTTGGAATTGCCTTGGCCCATATGTATGTTGCAAATAGAAATAGCTTTGAATTCAATATTAAAGATGATGTTGAAAAATTAAATGGCCATATTTATTGTGGCAGCATTAAAATTTAA
- a CDS encoding TatD family hydrolase yields MENLIDIGLNLMHSSFRKDRVEIIEEAKKVGVSQFIITGTNVHSSQIAAEYASKFPGELYSTSGVHPHDAKTCNGHTPFELEKIAKNDCVVAIGECGLDYNRNFSPQDLQRKWFEAQVEIAEKLEMPLFLHEREAHEDLYKILSRHDSVVEKSVVHCFTGTKQEAQNYIDLGCYIGVTGWICDMKRGRDLQEAVSVIPPEKLMIETDAPFLIPKNFDKKPKKNRNEPKYLPHILKTIAICMGIDAEELATQVNKNTKEFFKI; encoded by the coding sequence GTGGAAAACCTAATTGATATCGGATTGAACCTAATGCATTCTTCCTTTAGAAAGGACAGAGTGGAAATCATTGAAGAAGCCAAAAAAGTTGGTGTATCCCAGTTTATTATCACCGGCACTAATGTTCATTCTAGTCAAATAGCAGCAGAATACGCTTCAAAATTTCCAGGAGAATTATATTCCACATCAGGAGTGCATCCTCATGATGCAAAAACCTGTAATGGACATACTCCATTTGAATTGGAGAAAATAGCTAAAAATGATTGTGTTGTAGCCATTGGAGAATGCGGCCTTGATTACAATAGAAATTTTTCACCACAGGATTTGCAGAGAAAGTGGTTTGAAGCTCAAGTAGAAATAGCTGAAAAATTAGAAATGCCTTTATTCCTACATGAGAGAGAAGCACATGAAGACCTATACAAAATATTATCAAGACATGACAGCGTTGTTGAAAAATCAGTAGTTCACTGTTTTACTGGAACAAAACAAGAAGCTCAAAACTATATAGATTTAGGTTGTTACATCGGTGTTACCGGATGGATTTGTGATATGAAAAGAGGTAGAGACCTGCAAGAAGCTGTAAGTGTTATACCTCCTGAAAAATTAATGATTGAAACTGATGCCCCATTTTTAATACCTAAAAACTTTGACAAAAAGCCTAAAAAAAATAGAAACGAACCAAAATATTTGCCTCATATCCTCAAAACAATTGCCATCTGCATGGGAATTGATGCAGAGGAACTTGCAACTCAAGTTAATAAAAATACTAAAGAATTTTTCAAAATATAA
- the pyrH gene encoding UMP kinase, whose translation MKIVVAIGGSILLKEYDCKKFQEYSAILKDLSHDHELFVVVGGGKPAREYIGVVRDLGAGEAQCDDIGIEVTRINAKLLLSALGDAAYQRVPHNFQEALEFSASGKIIVMGGTEPAHSTDAVSAILAEYINADKLINLTSVDGMYTKDPNKFDDAKLVPEITATDLLEFLSGKDVKAGTYEFFDTTAVQMIKRSNLETIITNGFEPENLIKAVNGENIGTKVINE comes from the coding sequence ATGAAAATAGTTGTTGCAATTGGAGGATCAATTTTACTTAAAGAATATGATTGTAAAAAATTCCAAGAATATAGTGCTATTTTAAAAGATTTATCCCATGACCATGAATTATTCGTTGTTGTAGGTGGAGGAAAACCTGCAAGAGAATATATTGGAGTAGTTCGTGATTTGGGTGCTGGAGAAGCGCAATGTGATGATATTGGAATTGAAGTGACAAGAATCAATGCAAAATTATTATTATCCGCTTTGGGTGATGCAGCATATCAAAGAGTCCCTCACAATTTCCAAGAAGCTTTAGAGTTTTCTGCTAGTGGAAAAATTATTGTTATGGGCGGAACTGAACCTGCACACAGTACTGATGCAGTATCAGCAATTTTGGCAGAATACATTAATGCAGATAAACTTATTAATTTAACATCTGTTGATGGAATGTATACCAAAGATCCGAATAAATTTGATGATGCTAAACTTGTTCCTGAAATCACAGCAACAGATTTGCTTGAATTTTTAAGCGGCAAAGATGTGAAAGCTGGAACTTATGAATTCTTTGACACAACAGCAGTGCAAATGATTAAAAGATCCAATTTGGAAACTATCATAACTAATGGTTTTGAACCAGAAAACTTAATTAAAGCCGTTAATGGAGAAAACATAGGAACAAAAGTTATTAATGAATAG
- a CDS encoding MIP family channel protein: MKRYIAELIGTMVLVLFGCGSAAIAGSVLGTVGIALAFGLSIVAMAYVIGDISGCHINPAVSIGMWIDGRMETKDLLLYIVFQCIGAIIGIAILAVIINSANLGGYMATGLGQNGFGSASSVGINVIGAIITEIILTFVFVFTVLGVTKKAENGTIAGIVIGLTLAFVHIMGIPLTGTSVNPARSLAPALFLGGQALQQVWVFILAPIIGAVIAGLLYKGLISEDA; this comes from the coding sequence ATGAAAAGATATATCGCAGAATTAATAGGAACAATGGTTCTTGTTTTATTTGGTTGTGGAAGTGCAGCTATAGCCGGTTCTGTATTGGGTACTGTAGGTATCGCACTAGCTTTCGGTTTGTCTATAGTTGCTATGGCATATGTAATCGGAGACATCTCAGGATGTCACATCAACCCTGCTGTTTCAATCGGTATGTGGATTGATGGAAGAATGGAAACAAAAGACCTACTCCTGTATATAGTATTCCAATGTATCGGAGCTATTATTGGTATTGCAATACTCGCAGTCATTATCAACTCCGCCAACCTTGGAGGATACATGGCAACTGGATTAGGTCAAAATGGATTTGGCTCTGCATCAAGTGTTGGCATTAACGTTATCGGAGCTATAATCACAGAAATTATTTTAACCTTCGTATTTGTATTTACAGTTCTTGGAGTTACCAAAAAAGCAGAGAATGGAACTATTGCAGGTATTGTAATCGGTTTAACACTTGCGTTCGTTCACATCATGGGAATTCCATTAACTGGTACTTCAGTAAACCCTGCTAGAAGTTTAGCGCCTGCATTATTCTTAGGCGGCCAAGCATTGCAACAAGTTTGGGTATTCATATTAGCCCCAATCATCGGTGCAGTGATTGCAGGATTATTATATAAAGGATTAATCTCAGAGGATGCATAA
- a CDS encoding DUF2116 family Zn-ribbon domain-containing protein, with the protein MAVEPHKHCPICGTPIPLDELVCSPDCQKVWDARLAQRRKSRIILYVVIAIFIIIWAVMTFMKKG; encoded by the coding sequence ATGGCAGTAGAACCTCATAAACATTGTCCAATTTGTGGAACCCCAATACCTTTAGACGAACTTGTATGCTCACCAGATTGTCAAAAAGTCTGGGATGCCAGATTAGCGCAAAGAAGAAAATCAAGAATTATACTATATGTAGTCATTGCAATATTCATTATTATTTGGGCAGTGATGACCTTTATGAAAAAGGGATAA
- a CDS encoding adhesin: MKKQITILLLAILIVAPLVQDVSASRTVFLTSDNIIDHENDVKVLNSIKEYIEEISDGELQVIVDNEAPAPGEGYRAIQVTSDISICLSAADGGNYLQLAEASADSDKQIILINIGSYDLNNNSNYLRRAWDDNYSNETFMGIHDPGTFLKNAGIYYIQPVEEFPDNFNDDGYLAKYDEEMNKQIAQEIVDIANEHANDTTMLSDNLVVRNTISPAEMAEASKALLNSNDTEMNGEYGNYTAPQLLYQTSSYLNGNGLDMPRSFDAPENPMGISFMVKDSYSIYDYMKMAGIVRNYMDENGQAPDSIEYEGAHIGYYDLVYNFAKITQNHTDAEHMDFEQEYKFDKVNDSILLKAFPFILILFILFLAYLGYQKIRRF; the protein is encoded by the coding sequence ATGAAAAAACAAATTACAATATTATTATTGGCAATACTTATTGTTGCCCCCCTTGTTCAGGATGTAAGTGCATCTAGAACTGTTTTTTTAACTTCAGACAATATTATAGACCATGAAAATGATGTCAAGGTATTAAACTCCATCAAAGAGTATATTGAAGAGATTAGTGATGGAGAACTTCAGGTTATTGTTGATAACGAAGCCCCAGCACCAGGAGAAGGATATCGAGCAATACAGGTAACAAGCGACATCAGCATATGTCTTTCAGCAGCAGATGGAGGAAATTATCTGCAATTGGCAGAAGCCAGCGCAGATTCAGATAAACAAATAATATTAATTAATATCGGCAGTTATGATTTGAATAACAATAGTAACTACCTCAGAAGAGCATGGGATGACAATTACTCTAATGAAACTTTCATGGGAATACATGACCCTGGAACATTCCTTAAGAATGCAGGAATATACTATATCCAGCCTGTTGAAGAATTTCCAGATAATTTTAATGACGATGGATATCTAGCCAAATATGACGAAGAAATGAACAAGCAAATTGCACAAGAAATCGTAGACATTGCAAATGAACATGCAAACGACACCACCATGTTAAGCGACAATTTAGTTGTGAGGAACACCATTTCTCCAGCAGAGATGGCAGAAGCAAGTAAAGCTTTATTGAATAGTAACGACACAGAGATGAACGGAGAATACGGAAATTATACTGCTCCACAATTGCTTTATCAAACAAGCTCTTACTTGAATGGAAATGGTCTGGACATGCCCCGTTCATTTGATGCCCCTGAAAATCCAATGGGAATCTCATTTATGGTAAAAGATTCATACAGCATCTATGATTATATGAAAATGGCAGGCATTGTTAGAAATTATATGGATGAGAATGGACAGGCCCCAGACTCAATAGAATACGAAGGGGCACATATAGGATACTATGATCTAGTTTATAACTTTGCAAAAATAACTCAAAACCACACAGATGCAGAACATATGGATTTTGAACAAGAATATAAATTCGATAAGGTAAATGATTCAATATTGCTTAAAGCATTCCCATTCATTTTAATCTTATTTATATTATTCCTAGCATATCTAGGATATCAGAAAATAAGAAGATTTTAA